The following are from one region of the Terriglobia bacterium genome:
- a CDS encoding TlpA family protein disulfide reductase — translation MDRRVVLILALVVAFTGVVMVLKGHSRPSNVVDLSAAQPSGVQQAASPDAQAPPPDFPEPPKGSTAPDFALKSVPDGKEVRLSSLRGKAVLVNFWATWCEPCKLEMPSLVDMQKKYGPQGLQIVGVAMDDADDKEISTFTHKMGVNYMVLRGTEKVGDLYGGIQQLPMTYYLDRSGKVVDSTLGMAGEATFEEAIKRALAQGN, via the coding sequence GTGGATAGAAGAGTTGTCCTGATTCTTGCTCTGGTTGTCGCGTTCACCGGCGTGGTGATGGTGCTGAAAGGCCACTCGCGCCCGAGTAACGTTGTGGATCTGAGCGCCGCGCAGCCTTCTGGCGTACAGCAAGCCGCGAGCCCGGATGCTCAGGCACCACCGCCCGATTTCCCAGAGCCGCCGAAAGGCTCCACGGCCCCGGATTTCGCGCTGAAGAGCGTGCCTGACGGCAAAGAAGTTCGCCTGTCTTCTCTGCGCGGCAAAGCAGTGCTGGTGAATTTCTGGGCAACATGGTGCGAGCCCTGCAAACTAGAAATGCCGTCATTGGTGGATATGCAAAAGAAATATGGCCCGCAGGGATTGCAGATTGTGGGCGTGGCCATGGACGACGCCGATGACAAAGAGATCAGCACGTTCACGCACAAAATGGGCGTGAACTATATGGTGCTGCGCGGGACAGAAAAAGTTGGCGATCTTTATGGCGGAATCCAACAACTGCCCATGACGTATTATCTTGATCGTTCCGGCAAAGTGGTGGACTCAACCCTGGGCATGGCGGGTGAGGCGACATTTGAAGAAGCTATCAAACGCGCATTGGCGCAGGGCAATTAA
- a CDS encoding disulfide bond formation protein DsbC, translating to MRLHRLILLVVSAGLLSSALVSLTKAQEPGAPKPRTFVDFVAANNIVVSPGHSAPVQFTFHVQDPYHINSSQPLTEELIPTQLHFSLPPEVAFGKLQYPAGKLMSFPFDPSTKLSVYSGDFVIKGIVMAPGQASSGIYTVHGELKYQACDNNACYPPKKLPFTFNVKVGSGGKSVPKARPTRTSPHIHN from the coding sequence ATGAGACTTCATCGACTAATTTTGTTGGTAGTGAGCGCAGGCTTGTTGAGCAGCGCGCTGGTTAGCCTAACGAAAGCGCAGGAGCCAGGCGCTCCCAAGCCGCGCACGTTTGTTGATTTTGTTGCGGCCAACAACATCGTTGTCTCACCCGGACACTCCGCGCCGGTGCAGTTCACTTTTCACGTCCAAGACCCGTATCACATCAATTCCAGCCAGCCGCTTACAGAAGAGTTGATCCCCACGCAGCTGCATTTTTCGCTGCCGCCTGAAGTTGCGTTTGGCAAACTGCAATATCCCGCGGGAAAGCTGATGAGCTTCCCGTTCGATCCCAGCACCAAGCTCAGCGTTTATTCCGGCGACTTTGTGATTAAAGGCATTGTCATGGCGCCCGGACAGGCGTCATCGGGGATTTACACCGTTCACGGCGAGCTGAAATATCAGGCCTGCGATAACAATGCGTGCTACCCGCCAAAGAAGTTGCCGTTTACGTTTAATGTGAAAGTGGGCAGCGGCGGCAAGAGCGTTCCCAAAGCGCGGCCCACGAGGACGAGCCCGCATATTCATAATTAG